TGTAttgagaaaatgtttctttggaagaaaataaataagataatttcatttttttaaaaatatggtaatattaataataataataataataataataatatacttttttttttttttaaagtaaaactatttttaaaactgTAAATTTGGTAGATGTAATTAAgatttaatggagaaaaaagttGCTGGAGAAGAAAAATGGTTATTGTATAAGAATAGGCAATTTCTATCCTTTTTGAGGaggaaacaaaaaccaaaaatacatttggagaAAATAGTCCATTTTGAAGACAATTCAATGAGCACTTTTGCGGCTCTATCCAAGGGCGCCGTCGCTCCCCATATTCCTTTCCAATGCTACATTGAGCAAGGACAAGCGCGACCGCTTGAGTGGATTTAACCCGCTCAAAGTCCAAACAAGGGAAAGGCTTTGGTTTCAACCAGTCTGCTGTTTTATTTGCATCTGTTTGGTTCCACAGAAAACGCCGAGGAAACTTTCACGAAGGCTCCTTCGCAGAGGAAAATGTGGAAACGGGAACAATGAAATCCGACTGGGAGGCATCCACACGTGCTACTGTAACTGGAAAAGTTGTGAAGAGTTCCTTAGCTGCATTCACACAGGAAACTGTGAGCTGCACTACGGCCAAAAAAGGTTGACGTTTCTGGATCAAGCTAAAATGCGCTTTAAGCGTTAACCGGGTCAATTTTGGATTGACCTTTTGAATGTCCGATTGTTTGAGTACTTTTTGCCCAAGGTGCAAAATGCATTTGCAAGGACGTCTACTTgtgtgcctttctgtgactcttccagtctctgtcTCGCAACCTGCCGATGACACTCgaaaccaggggtgtccaaaccttCGTTGCATTCAGAAAAATGGAACGGTGCAAGGGCCACTATAAAATAACTTTCATTTAGGTATTCAACACACTCAAAGCAATCCGTCAAGCAATTACACGTTGTTCGGATATGTTTTTGCAAAACTGCCAAGTCACAGTTTTGTGTTAGGGGTGATCAAGCAAACGGTTGagggtttttttggggtgcaGATTCGCCAATGCGCAGAGCAGCAGCTGACTGTCATCTTTTACGAGAGTAACTTGTAGTCAAGCTGACACATTTGAACCATCCCGCTCATTAACGGGATATGTTTACAAACTGAAACTTGATGCGGAGCAGGAAGcggaggaaaacatttttgcttgtgaaatGAACTTGATTCACCGTCATGGAGAAATTTGATTGCTTTGTCTCTGGAAAAACGATACGAAACCAATTCATCCGTAACGCTAATAGTTGTGGTTGTCAGGGGCGTCGTACgtggagaatgtttttttttttgtaaatgcgCAATGTTATTTGGAGTATATGCCGGGGGGCaggccgcaaatggcccccgggccgtagtttggacaccgCCGGCTCGCAGGTTTCGCTCCGGACCCGGCCCGAGTCCATTGGGTTACGAGCCTAATCACGGGAGGAAGTCAACTCCTAAGGCAAGGCACGTGCGCGGTCCGGTCCGTCCCCGCTTTCTCCGGCTCCGCAGCGCCCCCCGTGGCCGCGGGCCTACATCGCGAGCCGTTTACCTGTTGATGATGCCTTTGATCTGCGAGTCTTTCTCCAGCTGCTGCTGGCGCAGGCGCCGCTCGCTGTCCTCCAGCCGGTTCTGGTACTGGAGCAGGATCTTGTTGGTCTGCTGCTCCTGCGTCAGCATGCGGCGCTCGTACTCCTCCAGCTTCTTGTGCGACATCACCAGACGCTCCTTCAGGCAGTTGATCTCCTCCTCGTACTCGCGCACCTGCCGGACGACGGCAACTCTTTTTATGCACGACAACCTCACTCTCATCGGCTGACGCACACGTCACTCATCGCCCACCTTTTGAAAGGGAAGTAAACCtacaattgctttttttctttgtgcaaGAATACGTCGGATGCGTGTGGAGCAAGAATAACAGACTACAGTAAACAGCTTTGACAGCACCAAAATTACGACAATGTAGTTTGATATACTTGagtgcaccaaaaaaaaaagaatcctctGACAGACTGGAACTCACcaaaaaccaaaagaaaaagtgctCTGACTGCACCATAAATCGACATCCCATAAATCTGCTCTGACAGCAGCACAATGAAAACGATGCGGTTTGATGGATTTGAGCGCAGCGACAACAAACAGAAATGCGATCTGGCAGCACCAAAGGGCGACGAGAAGGCGGGCACGGCGAGACCCACCCTGTCCATGCGCGACTCGTCCATGCTCTTGGAGTACTCCTTGAGCTTGAAGTCCTCGCGGTCGATTCTCGAGCTCTCGATGTCGGCGGACAGGTGCGGCATGTTGGACACCCAGGCCACCGTCCGCTCATTGGCCGGCGTCGGCGGGTTGAGGCTCGAAGGCGCCTGCGAGCCCTGCGAGGAGAGACAACGTCAACGCCGGGAGCGGGAACCCGCGGAGGACATCCGATTATCTGCGAGAGACGAGCCGCAACGGCTGCGTGAACGTCGGTTCTGTCTGAGAGGGGCGAGCAAGTGAATCGGTTTGCCGCATTTGCCGCTACATTTTTAGTCGCTAACGTCGATCCGCTACGCATCTAATTATGTGAACGCGCAAAGCCGCGCCGGCCGCTGGAACGCGCACAGGATGGGCTTTTTGACGCAGAACCCCGCAAAATTTGCCAACTTCAGAGGTTGTGTCAGGTGGATCTGACCCGGGTGTTTGCCGCCTATCAGAGGCGGAAGTTGTGTTGAAAGGATATATCGTCACACATCTCATTATGTGAATGTGTGACGCCGCAACGGCCGTGTGAACACACATTTCGGTGAGCTGCAAGTCGCAGGAACGTGTGATCATCGCTTTACTGGTAACAAAATCATTGGCTTTCCAATGTTTTGACTGCAAACCTACTGCGTTGGAGGTTTAGCGCAATTACTTCTGCGGCACCTTCGTCATGAAGAACCTTTTGATTCAAGGGCGAAAGGTTTCTGgaagttttgggttttttttttttttctgtgattaTTTCAGAAGTGGAATTTGTGTCTTCCTATGGGCTCaccgcctgtgggaggggccataggggtcccccggtggcaaggccccgggggtgaatgagattcgcccggagttcctaaaggctctggatgttgcggGGCCGTCCTgcttgacacgcctctgcaacatcgcgtggacatcggggacagtgcctctggattggcagactggggtggtgacgcggagggtgtgttccaactacagggggatcccactcctcagcttccctggtaaggtctattcaggggtgctggagaggagggtccgtcgggaagtcgaatctcagattcaggaggagtagtgtggttttcgtcctggtcgtggaacagtggaccagctctacacccttggcagggtcctcgatggtgtagagtttggtccgcatatctggcagtaagtcggactcgttcccggtgagggttggactccgccaaggctgccctttgtcaccaattctgttcataacttttggacagaatttcaaggcgcagccaaggcgtagagggggtccggtttggtggcctcagtattgcagatgatgtggttctgttggctacatcaagccgtgacctccaactctcactggagcggttcacagccgtaTCTTCGGGtattgttcacaagtgagggaagaatggaacgggagatcgacaggcggatcggtgcggcgtctgcagtggtgcggactttgtatcggtctgttgtggtgaagaaggagctaagccgaaaggcgaagctctcaatttaccggtcgatctacgttcctaccctcacctaccgaaagaacgagatcccggatacaagcggccgaaatgagtttcctccgcagggtgtccgggctctcccttagaggtagggtgagaagctcggtcatccgggaggatctcggagtagagccgccgctcctccgcatcgagaggagccagatgaggtggctaaccggggacgacccgggacacgttggagagactacgtcacttcggctggcccgggaacgcctcgggatcccctcggaagagctggaggaagtggctggggagacggaagtctgggcgtctctgctaaagctactgcccccgtgacccgacctcggataagcgggagaaaatggatgaatttgtgTCGAAAGGAATTGTTGCCACACAACTTATTATCTGAACGCGTGAAGCTGCAACGGCTATGTGAACTTGCATTTTGGCGAATTCTGTCTGAGAGGGATGAGCTGGACGTCTTTTGTTTCCTGTAAGTTATTTATTGAAAGGAGCGTCCTGACCCTAGTAACGACATCAccgtttttctgttttttactGCCATCTACTGCATTGGAGGTGTAGTGCCGTTACTTCATCAGCCCGAGGAAGCTTTTTCTTCCAGGATTAAACACACACTAATTTATGGAAATGAGCATCTTTGTCCACAGCAACAGCATCATTGTTTTTCCGTCAAGCGCCACCTACTGCAGTGGAGGTGTAGTGTAGCTAATTAGCCAAAAGATTTGTTCCCCTGCAAATACCGGATGGAAAAGCGCCGTCTCACTGGCCTGTTTGCCGAGGTTGGGCTTGAGGAGGTTCTGCTGCTGCGgctgaggctgctgctgctgctgctgctgctggggcGACGTCTGAGCGGCGGGGCTGCCGGTGCCCTGCGGGCTCCCCGACTCCCGGACCGAGCTCTGCTGGCGAGGCAGCCCCGGCGCCGCGTTGTCCTTGACGGACAGCTGCCGGCCGCCTCCGCCGTGCTGCGGCCTCCCGGCCCCGTAGGCCGACTCGGGCGATTGGAGGAGGTTTCCGCTCTGCGGCCGCGACTTGAccggggcggcggcggcggcggcggcgctgaCCGACAGCTGGTGGGACGTCTGGGATTTGACCCgttgggcgggaggcggcggACCTCGGGGCTGGACCGTGGAGGGAGGCGTGGCGGCCAAGGACGAGTGGGAGGTGCCCGTCTGGGAGGTCAGGCCCAtcatctgctgctgctgctgctgcatgtTGTCCTGACGAAGGACAAAGCAAATGGTTTGTTAGCATCTTAGCTTCATCCCTCAAAAGCGAGACCGTCGTCATTTCGAAAGATTTGAATTTAAGTACTTCCACTTCGAATGTGGAGGTCCAATAAACACctcattattattgtatatttatattgtcATTCTCAAAGATcaaaatgtctatttttttccccaatgtatATTTTTCCCAATATTGCTATTTTGGGACATttagtatgtaaaaaaaatgttttcatcattTATATTCCTATGGAATATGTATACCTTAATTccctaaatatttatttaaaataattttcatttgtattcattttagaATTAACCTTATTATATATATTCCTGCATTCATTTGCATGTTTCCTAATTTACGTAGCGTACATTCTCCCACATAAAaagatgcatttaaaaaaaataataattgtaatgcacttgaaaatattttttcatagtcatccattttatatatatatatatatatatatatattgtgttaaTAATTTTCTAAATACAGCatgtatttcaaaatgtaaGTGTATAATTACAACCTCTTATGTATTTACTATTTTTATGAGtgaaatcatttcttttttccgtaattcatatttattttcaaacattttgtaattttcccAAATGTGTAATGTAAGATTTACTTGACTGTTTCCTGTTTTCAATCATTGATTTTAcaacgtacatatatatatatatttaaaagatacacattttaattgagtTTATAAATGAGTCTAACATGCAACATTACAGATACATCTCAATAAAGTTCAAGAAATATATTCgaatttattgagctgtacctGTATTTTGTATGAGTAAAATagattttgtcaaaatgtatacgagaaaaaaaaatggaccatATTTTCTAATGTACAGCATACTTTTGcgcaatgtattattattattctctgaATGGATCTTTCTTGGACTCTTTTTGCCTTTAAGTGACGTTTCAAACAACATTTGTCCTCGTGACGTCGCAGCGGCGACGGGAATTCGCGGTACGTCCGTAGCGCACCTGCATGTGCACGGACATCTGCCGGCGGGCGTAGTCGGCCCTGCCGTAGTCGTCGCTGTAGCTGTGCGAGTGGATGATGCTGGGCTGGCCCAGGTGGCCGTCGCGGGTCCTGAGGGTGGACAGGTCCTCGCTGCGGGAGAAGCCCCCGTGGGCGAACTGCGGCACGTAGCTGGGGTGCGAGGGCTCCGGCTCGGGGGCCAGGAGCAGGGGCGCGGGGGGCTGAGCGCGCCCGTGCTGCGGCTGCCGGTGCGGGTGCCGGGGCCCGTCCGCCGTCGCCAGGTGAAAGAGGGGATTCTGGAAGGAAAGCGGGTAGCGCATGGCGGCGgcctgctgttgctgctgctgggaCAGCGAGTCGGCGGCGCTCATCCGGCTCGGCCGCAGGCCGCCGGACACGCCGGAGCCGCCCGACAGCCTGCCGCCGGCCCGCGGCTGGCCGCCGAGGCCCGAACCCAGGCCGCCACCGCCTCCGCCGCTCAGCCCCCCGAAGCTGCCCATGCCGGCGATGGAGGCCTGGGAGGAGTTGAGCATGTCCACCGACTGCAGGTTAGACACGCTGTTCATTCGGGAATCCTGGAGGTCCATCATATAGATAGGCTTTTACTGACACTGAGccgccccgcccccgcccctcGAACTTTGACATGAGCGCGGGTGATATGGGTGAGGGTGGTGCGGGCGCGTTCACGGCCGGGCCCTGATATCGCTACGGCCTCAGAGTATTTGCCGGCAAATACCCTCCGGGATGAAAAAACAAGCAGATGTCAtgatacagtgttcccccgctatatcgcgcaATGTCGCCCGCTATTCGGCGATCGCTTTTAGAGTTTACGGGCAATTCCCGAAATTCACTAAACAATTCAGACTTATGACCGCGTCCGTGTTAGGTGAGACGGTTTTGAAATTCGGACGTGTGCGCCTTCAGTGTGGTACCGCGTCGTGCCGCAACGTGCCGGGCAGCGCCGAGCTCTACTGGAAGACGTGCAGCAaaattaacagcaagaagaagagacaAAGAAGGTCCCCGACGAGTCATCGTCGTCGTTCGTACAGAGCAGCGCGAACACCGTATATGTTAAAGGAGGACTTGTCTGAAGGTTTACCATTACAGCTacgctaatttccgttagcccatCGATCGCATTATATTTTAGCACAAAACTAGCTGACTTTCATTATTTCCTTATGAAATGATGTGGTTTGATTGATCGGTTTTGctctttaaatatacaatgtctaattctgttttgttttctgtgttcAAGCTACCGTAACATCCATGCTGATATCAATTTTGCATTAGATTTTAGCATGACCTGAGCAGGCATTTCCAATAATATGGTTAGGTAGAACATTTTGGTGTGCAAGTACACAATGTTGAATCGTCTTTCGTTTCCTGTGTCAGTTTTTCAGGAAACTTCAAACGGGAGTGACAATTGAGCAGCTTGAAGCGAGCACGCTTTGCCTCTTCTTTGGAGAACTACTTGAGTGAGCATGAGAACAAGCGCTcaggaacatttaaaaaaagtgttttgaaatcaatttaaatgtgtttgaagttCGTGAGAGGGGGAAcgtttttggtattttttgtttACGGTGTGCTACATCGCACGTGAACCTGGAACGGATCCCTCCGATTAACGGGGGCTCACTGTGGACTCGATCACGGGAGATTCCACAGAGTATGACGGCATGCTGGTCATACTCATCTCCCGGTCGATGGGATGGCGAGCGATGCCCACGCCGCTCACCTTGGCGTCGGGTTCGGTGATGTCGGAGCTACTGGTGCAGTAGGCGGGGCTGGAGCGAGCCAGCGGGGGGCGGGACACGTAGAACACGTCTTTGGACGAGGCTCGGTGGAGGAGGCGGTCGCGGTCCTGAAAGCTCATCTGGGAGCGGGACGGCATCACCCCGCCGGTGGAGGTCGGGGAAGGCAGGCGGGTGATGTCCATGGAGCTGGCCGATTTGTCCCAATCGGACAAAGAGAAGGCAACATTTGACTGAGAAAAACTATCAACGTGGGACAAAAGTTTCACAACAAACGATAACGATTtggcgagagaaaaaaaaactctatttAACCACAAATAGctacatttgacaaaaaaacaaaaaaataataataataataataataacaacagatATATATCAACatgtaagggggaaaaaaaaaaaaaatcacaaatttgaCCAAAAAGATTAAAACTATAAACATTTGCATCCATCCAGACTTGCCGACACTGGAGACTGCGAAGGGGCAGCTACCTGTTGAGGTCCCTCATCAGGAGGTTCTGGAATTCGGACGAGATGCCCCGGTGGAAGGCGGGCCGGGACAGGAGCCGCTCCGCCTGCTGGCTGGGCTGCCGCTGCAGGTGCGGGTTGCGCAGAGCCATGCTGATGTCGTTCAGCAGCCGCGGCAGAGGGCCCAGCTTGATGATGGCGTCCTGGCGGACGGGTACCCGCGTCCGACCGATCACAATGGGACAAAAAACATCAGCAAgaggtgaaaaaaatataaaagacaaACCGTTCAATATGTGacaagaaacaaacatttgacaaatgcatcaaaagatgaatatgtgacaaaaatgtttaaaaatcctGACAAACGTATCAAAATACGACCAAAAAAGATTTGACAAACTGTTACCAAAAGTAAAGATCgacatgcaacaacaacaaaaatcgaCAAATGGATCAACACATGACAgcaaaaagtaaagaaaagaaaatagtgacaaaaagatgacaaaaaatggaacattttaaaactgATCAAATGTGACCCAAAAAATGAATATGTCACCAAAAGATGAAAGACATAAAAATGTTTCCACTTGTCCGATTGTCCGTTGGTACCGGCGTGCCGGCGGCTACCTTGCTGAGCTGGGCCATGACCTCCAAGAGGAGACTGTGGAGCACAGAGAGCTCGCGGCCCAGGTCGATGTAGCCCTCGAAGCCGCCGGCGTTGCTCACGCTGTCCACGTTGGAGATCTCGAAGAGGAACTGCTGCATGGAGCCCCACTCCATCTCCACAAACTCGTTCATGAAGCACATGTACTCCTCCTTGTTGCCGAACCTCAACGGGAGCAGTCACACATGCGCACGCGCACATACATCACTGCTCTTAGTCTTGGACAGAACCACCGCAAAAATAGCCCAACGTCTATTCTGTACCGTCTCAAGAAAAGGTTTACGTTTTCTTCAAAATGTGtccgtttttcccccccccccccccaagattgTCGAGAAACTTTTGTTTAATCAACTCAGccatttcttgaacttaaatggacttttttgacaaattccaatcaggtttctgaactcatcacagtacaaaatctgctcttatcaaagtgctaaaagATATGAGGTTGAacactgactcgggaaaggtttcaattctggtcttgttggaacTCAGTGCGATTTTTGATTTGCTAGATCATAACATattgctgaacaggttggaaacgtgggtaggactaaatggaacagtcctaaaatggttcaggtcctacctggagtaaatgagttattttgtaactattgggagtgttcaatctcatcgattGGCAATGACCTAAGGGGTAGCTCAAGGGTCAGTACTTGGACACCTCCCGTTCAGCCCGTATATGCTACCCtggggtcaaattcttcagaactttaattttgactatcatagctacgcagatgacacacagttatatctagatgactacagttcaatagAGGTGTTGTGTCACCGTCTCAAACAAATGCATAACTGGATGAACCGAAACTTTCTTCacttaaaccacaacaaaaccgaGATAATTGGCAACAGAGATAACAGGATTGCTGTTAGtcaatacctggagtcactctctttaaaaaccaaagaccaagtccgaaaccttggtgttctgatagattctgacctgattttcaacagtcatatcaaatcaatttctaaaactgccttttaccatctgaagaacatatccagagtgaaggcttgcatctGTCGAGCAGACCacgagaagctcatccatgcgtttatctcaagtagacttgactattgtaatggtcttctgactggactccctgaAAAGAGCATTATACTGCTGCAGCTCATTCGGAATGCCGCAGCTCGGGTTctaaccagaacaaagaggtcagataaatattactccaattctaaagtctctacactggcttccagtctgctttagaatagattttaaagttctgctactggtctataaatcactaaacggtttagctcctgaatacatgaatgaaatgctaatggaatataaacccagtaggggtctgagattgacagactcgggtcaaatagtggagcacagagtcagaagcaaacacggtgaagcagcatttagcgattatgttgccaacagaagtgacgtcagccccaagtgggcatgttttgaagtccaggttaaaaacttctcttttctcatgcttttttgaatgctttgaatcatgtaaagcacattgtgttcaaatgtgctatataaatacatttgctttgcttccaAGTGAAAACGTTTGTCTAtgtttcagtgaaaaaaaaagacaaaaaaatgataaaaacaaactgtcaaaatgtgaatttttcccaacccccccaaaatctaaatttgacaaaaaaatatatttaacaaaaaagatCCAATTCTGATAATGTAGCATTTttcttgcaaaaaacaaaaacaaaaccagaaATGTAAAgccatgtaatgtaatgtaataaggCAAATTTGACCCTCCAAAAAGCCTACAAAAAAACTATCAAAATCTGGAAGGTACAACAAAAGGTGACAAAAGAAACTAgcaaatttgacaaaaaaatgtgaccaGAAAATATTTGACAATAATATCAAAATCTGGCAGCAAAATGTGACCAGAAAATATCCAAAAGGGGCCGTGTTTGgccagagcacaaaaacagttctTCAGTGAATAACACAAGACGTAAGTCCGCCAAAATAAAACCTAAATGCGTGTGAAGTGGCGAATGCCGAAGCAGGAAGAAAGCGCGGGGCTTTCACCTACTTGGAGAAGTTGGCGAGGTTCTGCACCACTTTGGCGATGAGCGTGAGCGTGCGCGACGTCTGCTCGTCGGGGTATTCCTGCGTCAGGTTGAAGAGCGACGGCGACATGATGGCGGGACACAGGAAGCGCAGGAAGAGCGAGCCGCTGATCAGCCGGTCGGCGATGTCCTCGCGCCCGCGCTCGGCGCAGCGCACTCGCCACGAGGCGAACACCTCCTTCAGCTCGCGCGGGAACACGCTGCTGGGACACGGGAGGCGTTCACGGCTACGCACAAAAGCTTTGCTCATGTTGTCTTCGAGCCATttagcaaaacccaaaaacattaGGTCCAGGGGTGGCgaaaccccccacccccgatgGTGAGGACTGGTTATCGGGCCCCCGAAGTACGGTGCCAATGTTCCTTTTCCATTAATCCATCAGTTTAGTTAAATAACAGGGAAATGGTGCGTCTAGCATCGAGGGACAGATTCGAAAGTTCAACCGCATCAGTCAACTCAACGCtaggctacaaaaaaaaacaaatgggcaAACGGGGGTCAAATTGTGAGAAATAATCTTAAATGTGACCCCAAAACGATGGatatgtgacaaaaaaataaataaaacttgacAAACGGATCCGaatgtgacaaaacaaaaaaatgtgacagaaaatgatcaatgtgacaaaaaacaaacgttTGACAAATAGAttccaaatttgaaaaaaaaatttttttttttttttttttttaattagacaaAATGGagacaaatgtgaaaaataaaaataaaaacgaccCTGTAATTTTTCTTGTGACGTCATCACCAATCGTAGAATGTCCCGTTTACGTCACGCCATTGGTGAGTTCGCCAGTAGCGCCGTGCTTGGCCCCCCTGTGAATCGATTTCGACGCAGCAAGCAAAATGTTTTGACCCCGTAGTTGTGTGTTCAAATTTCCCCCCCATTGGTGAAATGGAATTTGGATGGTTCGAATGTAGcaccaaacatgcatggtttgaATGGACCGAGCAAGTTGTTTTCTGACTGGACTTGTCTGGCAAAAGGTTTGTCCGGCCCTCGGCTCCAGTCTGGCGACCACACTAGAAACGGTCTCGAACCGCCACTGAGTTACTCACCAATGGGAAGTGACGATCTTGCAGAGGGCCAGCTCGCAGCACATTCTCAGGTTGGCCTGGTGGTCGGGCAGCACGGAGGGAGGCGTTCGCATGGGGTCCACCTCGCAGTTTTCCTCCGACTCGTACAAGGCGCGTATGAACTCCCCTGGAGGAACGGCAGGCGATCGTCACCAACGaactcaaaacatttcctcAAAAAGTGGCtccaggcctttattgactcCATTTCTaggcatctatttgagggaggagttcagttttcatttatttttatcatcattGGCCTTATGTTTAAATTAATAGTGCTGGTCGTACCATTTGCCAATTTGAAAGAAGGCATCTAATGGTGGGAGGTGTTTGGTCGGAAAAAATGTTAGCTGATGATTGGttgatgttttgtttctcaCCTAAAAATAAAAGGGAGGAGTTTATTTACTTAGTCGCCAGCTGTACCAAGTGTCTATTTGAAAGAAGGCTCCCTCTAATAGAGGGAGGTGTTTAGTAGTACAAGTATCCATGTGGAGCTTGACACACTGATGTTGCTTAGTTGGTTAATTAgccgtgctaatgctaattgtcaatttttacaaataaaagggGAGAGGCGCTTATTTTTTTCCACGTGGCAGCCGGCGACTGATTAAGACGTCTCTTTGAGGAAATATGCTAATTCACTCAAATGTCGGTTGAatgtgtttgtatacaaatgaaCGAATGTAAACAAAAGAGCACCTCACTCTCTTTCTGTTCCTTGCGCCTCCTTTCGCCTTCCTATCAAACATCTGCCACTTGTGCTGAGGCGTGATAATCGCCTAATTCAATTTGCGGTCAACCCCCCCGAGGgagaaatgtgtaaaaatagcTTTTGACTGTGCTGGAAAATCAAACACAAGTCGCCACAAGTCGCCTCTCTGTCAGACCCTCCTAGAAAATGCCTCCTCCAAATAAAAGTTTTGACTATTTTGAAACAGAAGTTGACATCACAAGTCACACAATCAAATCACGCAAATCCACGAGACTAAGATGCTAAGCTAACATAGCATACGGCTCGCAGAGCAAAAATGCCGAGCTGGCGATGGAGACGGAGGCGAAACGGGAGCAGAGAGCTAGTCGCGTACcatagctaatgttagcattttagttAACAGCAGCATACAGACGATACAAAGACATCGTTAACCTTGGAGCACACAAAAGGTTTGCTGGgtttttaacacaaaaatagCTGTGGATGGCCTACTTGCTCCATCCAGAGcctgttatttattttgctaaGTTTAGATTTTTGGAAAGGGAACAAAACAACCTTGGGAAGAGGTGTGCTTACtgatttttgagacaaagatgacTATGCGGAGTGCCGCATAGCTTGAAAAGGTGACATTTGAAGATGCACAAGTAGCAGGGAATGTACCAACCGATGGCATCCTTGAGGTACTTGTGTCCGATGAGCTTGAGGTACTCTTCGATGGCTTTGGTGGCCAGAGTGTTCTCTCTGAAGATAAGGTGCTCCCGGTCTATGAATCGGTCCACCTCGCACATGGCCATGTCCGACAGGAAG
The genomic region above belongs to Phyllopteryx taeniolatus isolate TA_2022b chromosome 6, UOR_Ptae_1.2, whole genome shotgun sequence and contains:
- the syngap1b gene encoding synaptic Ras GTPase activating protein 1b isoform X5, whose translation is MILLGLSAFEGKLGRALPPGLRRVCRIAVFDARCAAPPSYHQHHRHLLHLHHHQQRSQQVLAFHGAPPAYERPPYGRPSYEHPSDERPPPDRWNARLRVSPGKPSHMLDQEEVHPLLMRERRSESHRNKLLRRTVSVPVEGRHHPEMDHRPRRKSIATGKQPSMDVPPTAPLQPFRQSVSNPPACSLSLPLAPPRAAARARGRRAGGTPPLAPSPLSPAASSALRLRREKDGGAPPLPRSLPLSPCLSLPLPRSPSSSSPPFSYWGGDWRAAARSPAAGGSLTAALPPTESFLSRRLKGSIKRAKSQPKLDRTSSFRHMILPRFRSADQDRTRLMQSFKESHSHESLLSPSSAAEALDLTLDEDAVIKPVHSSILGQEYCFEVTTASGTKCFACRSAAERDKWIENLQRAVKPNKDNSRRVDNVLKLWIIEARELPAKKRYYCELCLDDMLYARTTSKPRTDTVFWGEHFEFNNLPAVRNLRLHLYKETDKKRRKEKSTYLGLVSIPISSITGRQFVEQWYPVIQPSVLTKGTGVGGGGKIINASLRLKSRFQTMNILPMELYKEFAEYITNNYRTLCAVLEPVLSVKSKEEVACALVHILQSTGKAKDFLSDMAMCEVDRFIDREHLIFRENTLATKAIEEYLKLIGHKYLKDAIGEFIRALYESEENCEVDPMRTPPSVLPDHQANLRMCCELALCKIVTSHCVFPRELKEVFASWRVRCAERGREDIADRLISGSLFLRFLCPAIMSPSLFNLTQEYPDEQTSRTLTLIAKVVQNLANFSKFGNKEEYMCFMNEFVEMEWGSMQQFLFEISNVDSVSNAGGFEGYIDLGRELSVLHSLLLEVMAQLSKDAIIKLGPLPRLLNDISMALRNPHLQRQPSQQAERLLSRPAFHRGISSEFQNLLMRDLNSSMDITRLPSPTSTGGVMPSRSQMSFQDRDRLLHRASSKDVFYVSRPPLARSSPAYCTSSSDITEPDAKDSRMNSVSNLQSVDMLNSSQASIAGMGSFGGLSGGGGGGLGSGLGGQPRAGGRLSGGSGVSGGLRPSRMSAADSLSQQQQQQAAAMRYPLSFQNPLFHLATADGPRHPHRQPQHGRAQPPAPLLLAPEPEPSHPSYVPQFAHGGFSRSEDLSTLRTRDGHLGQPSIIHSHSYSDDYGRADYARRQMSVHMQDNMQQQQQQMMGLTSQTGTSHSSLAATPPSTVQPRGPPPPAQRVKSQTSHQLSVSAAAAAAAPVKSRPQSGNLLQSPESAYGAGRPQHGGGGRQLSVKDNAAPGLPRQQSSVRESGSPQGTGSPAAQTSPQQQQQQQQPQPQQQNLLKPNLGKQGSQAPSSLNPPTPANERTVAWVSNMPHLSADIESSRIDREDFKLKEYSKSMDESRMDRVREYEEEINCLKERLVMSHKKLEEYERRMLTQEQQTNKILLQYQNRLEDSERRLRQQQLEKDSQIKGIINRLMAVEDEIRGGHVIEPKTTRIFPDQGRRQSILVQPRLAPVPPRVSSHSQSFVEDSAEANWLMRQQRHAAGWHGQMSRALSRDAIG